In a genomic window of Myotis daubentonii chromosome X, mMyoDau2.1, whole genome shotgun sequence:
- the LOC132224532 gene encoding protein FAM193A-like: MSRAGAKGGAKRRKNKRGGGGGDHSTISSGRDSPTAMLGSSQDTAVGVPGATMAANRPVRVSEPVGSAASGGYAETSFNFGDTRRSPRSAAVDYCVLCRTERKDSSSLESGIEVARKLGLSMPPMGRSEPHQALWVCLNCQWALEKLRIYRGSDQSSPGHDHSDQSSPGHDHPDQGPRSKSPEGASGGRLPQPSETPRCVEVCKEPRATSTELNPESQQLQDDWAEVRYFVRGMYRHAGTTLVPDREWMRELIDRLCKSDPSQLYQRLDQQARDYLLEMKIRLLRRLSTSSGVPSCLQNPVQAYHFISLLLKEYGNFCQAARTIGTFLTTLENKHLTVFQVTWELHNKHLFENLVFSELLLHSNLPALVLQIRLGTTLQDTCSRDLYSALLQQYQHLEEEMHSVAKEWLQCQKRVTIYIKEKLTPRRVGTGEDLTSAMTHVLPSSDRRSHILIGSIVDPLTPSNTLVCQLPHQMGSSAPDRLSESHLPSMSLASLGSGSSSPIPIQQQPRLTHTDNVSTPTTGSDDDVASLSARFAEMYPSDNNNTEVVKKRSDALGEPAGFFISSSILAVSSSYSPHYKGQGSKRGGYDPRQKGREKSADKDSCSEHSSNTSSGVCTCTYAGQKEGKFCDYCCEFFRRNWPSAAQRGRNYEGMREKLRFRLAKRKEEQSKKTDQLSEQESAVDHRTVEDLLQFIDSSDTKPVSSTRAAKRARHKQKKLEEKACLEAEAKAREQEHLQEEQRQQEQKQQEEMKEQLPEEFQQLQKPQAVKKKEKLRKDFPKLDSGSLEQTEEPKTSSHSPSRHAAHTVSGAHGDSKFVLMKEVSGKQQEPFSFPLDTKHRHKEGTGRQKPKQAWKASSEPRRGPAEFSGASEIQPRSQTQTEPKAKELDLTSVSEQQRKERKINRSSNKKQLEQVKAGKASSGPPEPTCRSKQVSHSKQVLADTPQPKGKSKKNRKKKGDREGDDTSLEDVFMPKDIDLENVEMDETEKEVEYFKRFCFDSTRETRQRVSIDWSNFSLKKPPFLPPK; the protein is encoded by the exons ATGAGCCGGGCCGGTGCTAAAGGAGGGGCCAAGCGCCGTAAGAACAAGCGGGGTGGTGGAGGCGGGGACCACAGCACCATAAGCAGTGGCAGGGACAGCCCAACTGCCATGCTGGGCAGCTCGCAGGACACTGCCGTTGGAGTCCCGGGTGCCACAATGGCGGCAAACAGGCCCGTCCGCGTGAGCGAGCCTGTGGGCAGCGCCGCTTCCGGAGGGTACGCAGAGACTTCTTTTAACTTTGGGGACACTCGAAGAAGTCCACGCTCCGCTGCTGTTGATTACTGTGTTCTGTGCAGAACCGAGCGTAAAGATTCTTCTTCCCTAGAGAGTGGGATTGAGGTTGCGAGGAAGTTGGGCCTTTCCATGCCTCCCATGGGCCgcagtgagccacaccaggcgCTGTGGGTGTGTCTGAACTGCCAGTGGGCCTTAGAGAAGTTGAGGATTTATCGCGGCTCAGACCAGTCATCACCGGGCCATGACCACTCAGACCAGTCATCACCGGGCCATGACCACCCTGACCAAGGCCCTCGTAGTAAATCCCCGGAAGGGGCAAGTGGCGGGAGGCTGCCCCAACCCTCAGAGACCCCACGTTGCGTTGAGGTCTGCAAGGAGCCCAGAGCGACCTCCACAGAGTTAAACCCCGAGTCGCAGCAGCTGCAGGACGACTGGGCAGAAGTGCGCTACTTTGTCCGCGGCATGTACCGCCACGCAGGGACCACGCTGGTGCCCGACAGAGAGTGGATGAGGGAGCTCATAGATAGACTCTGTAAGTCAGACCCCTCCCAGCTATACCAGCGGTTGGATCAACAAGCACGAGACTACCTGCTGGAGATGAAGATCCGCCTCCTGCGACGGCTGTCAACCTCATCCGGAGTGCCATCCTGCCTGCAGAATCCTGTGCAAGCCTACCATTTCATCTCCCTGCTCCTCAAGGAGTATGGCAACTTCTGCCAGGCGGCACGCACCATCGGCACCTTCCTCACCACTCTAGAAAATAAACACTTGACTGTGTTCCAGGTGACATGGGAACTGCATAATAAACACCTGTTTGAAAATCTGGTTTTTTCAGAGCTGCTTCTCCACAGCAACTTGCCAGCACTGGTGTTGCAAATCAGGCTGGGAACTACATTGCAAGACACCTGCAGCAGGGACTTATACAGCGCCTTGCTGCAACAGTACCAGCACTTGGAGGAGGAGATGCACAGTGTTGCCAAGGAGTGGTTGCAGTGCCAGAAGCGGGTCACTATCTACATCAAGGAGAAG TTAACCCCTAGGAGAGTGGGCACTGGTGAGGACTTGACCAGTGCCATGACGCATGTGCTGCCATCATCTGATCGCCGCTCACACATCCTTATTGGTAGCATCGTGGACCCTCTCACTCCCAGCAACACCCTCGTCTGCCAGCTGCCACACCAAATGGGTTCTTCTGCTCCTGACCGTCTCTCTGAGAGTCACCTGCCCAGCATGTCGTTAGCAAGCTTGGGGTCAGGTTCTAGCTCTCCCATTCCAATCCAGCAGCAGCCCAGACTCACCCACACAGACAATGTATCTACACCAACTACTGGCAGTGATGATGATGTGGCTTCATTGTCAGCTAGATTTGCTGAAATGTATCCATCGGATAACAACAATACCGAGGTAGTGAAGAAGAGGTCTGATGCCCTGGGGGAACCTGCCGGCTTCTTCATCAGCAGTTCGATCCTGGCTGTGTCATCCAGTTACAGCCCCCACTACAAAGGTCAGGGTAGCAAGAGAGGTGGCTATGACCCAAGGCAGAAAGGCAGGGAAAAGAGTGCAGACAAAGACAGTTGCTCCGAGCACAGCTCCAACACCAGCAGCGGCGTCTGCACCTGCACCTATGCTGGCCAGAAGGAAGGCAAGTTTTGTGACTACTGCTGTGAATTCTTCAGGCGCAACTGGCCTTCAGCTGCACAAAGAGGTAGAAATTATGAAGGCATGAGGGAAAAGCTTCGTTTCCGGCtggcaaagagaaaagaagagcaaTCGAAGAAAACAGATCAGCTCTCTGAACAGGAGAGTGCGGTGGATCATCGCACAGTGGAGGACTTGCTGCAGTTCATAGACAGTTCAGATACCAAGCCTGTGAGCAGCACACGGGCAGCTAAGAGAGCAAGACATAAACAAAAGAAGCTGGAGGAGAAAGCTTGCCTTGAAGCAGAGGCCAAGGCCCGGGAACAAGAACACCTCCAAGAGGAGCAGAGGCAACAGGAGCAGAAACAACAGGAGGAAATGAAGGAGCAGCTTCCAGAGGAGTTTCAGCAGCTTCAGAAACCCcaagctgtgaaaaagaaggagaaactaagaaaagactTTCCCAAGTTGGACAGTGGTTCCCTAGAGCAAACTGAAGAACCAAAAACCTCTTCTCACTCACCTTCCAGACACGCAGCCCACACAGTGTCAGGGGCTCATGGGGATTCCAAGTTTGTCCTGATGAAGGAGGTCAGTGGGAAGCAGCAGGAGCCCTTCTCTTTTCCCCTAGACACAAAGCATCGCCACAAGGAGGGGACTGGCAGGCAAAAGCCAAAACAGGCATGGAAGGCCAGCAGCGAGCCAAGGAGGGGGCCTGCGGAGTTCTCCGGAGCCTCAGAGATCCAGCCCAGATCCCAGACCCAGACTGAGCCAAAGGCTAAAGAGCTTGATCTCACTTCAGTGTCAGAGcagcagagaaaggagagaaaaatcaacagAAGCAGTAACAAGAAACAGCTGGAACAGGTCAAAGCAGGGAAGGCAAGCTCAGGCCCCCCTGAGCCCACCTGCCGTAGTAAGCAGGTGTCCCACAGCAAGCAGGTGTTGGCAGACACCCCTCAGCCCAAGGGCAAGAGCAAGAAAAACAGGAagaagaagggagacagagaaggagatgaCACCTCGCTCGAAGATGTCTTTATGCCTAAAGACATTGACCTAGAAAATGTGGAGATGGATGAGACAGAGAAGGAAGTGGAGTATTTCAAAAGATTCTGCTTCGATTCCACCAGAGAGACCCGACAAAGAGTGTCCATAGACTGGTCCAATTTTAGCTTGAAAAAACCACCTTTTCTGCCCCCCAAATGA